The nucleotide sequence GTTGGTCGGCGGCCCGTACCCGAGGCTGGATCATTGCTTTGACGATCATTCTGACGGCGGCCGGCCTGTTTTTCGGAATCCGGTTGCTGGGGTACGTCGAAGGCGAAGAACTTTCACCCGACACCTTTCGTCAGCGCAGCTTTCAGTTTTATGAAATTCCGTTCCTGCAATGGCAGATCACGCCGATCCGTCGCAAGGTGCGTTCGGACGCATTGGCGTCGTACCTGCGACAAAACGGATTGATCCAGGTGTCACCCGCATCGCAACCACCCGTCGATGGCGTTCAAGACGTTTCCGCTTGGCATTTGATCCGGTTGAATCGTTTCGTCCGTGGTTCCTCCAGCGCCGATGCCGCCTTGCTGGTCGATCAAATGGATCTTGATCGGAACGGGAAACCCTACTGGAAGACTTGGTCGACCGATCACCCCGAAGCCGCCAAGCAACTATGGCCCGAAATTCAACGGTTGGCCCGCCGGGAGCTGTATATCCTGATGCCCGGGGTTTTCGAGATCGCTCAGCGTCATACGGACACGGCATCAGCACAGGGCGATGCTTTGAATCAAAAGATTCGACGCTATGTCGCGGATCAGTACGATGGTCTGATTCAAGACGCCAAAGCGGCGAACAACCCGGCACTGGCCGATGAATTGTTACAGGAAGCATTAGCAGATGATCCCGAATTCCGTCTGCGATCCGTAGTAAACCCGTGACCACCGATCAATGTGTTTGGCACCTCCGCGGCCAAAGTGATGCGACGTGATTTATCTGGATAACAATGCAACGACGGTGACCGATCCGGACGCCGCCAAAGTGGTTCATGACGTTTTGATGCAGGGGCCGGCCAACGCATCAAGCCAACACTCTGCGGGCCAGCGTGCCCGCGGCGTGTTGGACGATGCGATCGAACACGTCGGTCGCCTGCTGGGCAGTGATCTGACCCGACCCGGCGGTCCCCGATTGGTGGTCACCAGTGGCGGCACCGAATCGAACAATACCGCGCTGCGGGGCATCGGTGATGCGGATCGACCGCTGGTGGTCAGCTGTATCGAACACCCCAGCGTTTTGTCGGCGGCCCAAAAGATGCAAAAGGCCGGTCGAATCGTCCGGTACTTGCCCGTCGATTCCGATGGCGTCGTCCGTACCGATCGGCTGGCGGACCTGATCGGTGAGGGCGAGGACTTGGCGGGTCTGGTCAGCGTGATGTCGGCGAATAACGAAACCGGGGTTCAGCAGCCGATCGATGAAGTCGCGAAGATTTGTCGTTGGAAGAACGTCCCGCTGCACGTCGATGCGACCCAATCGATTGGCAAAGTCCCCTTCACCGTCCATTCCAGCGGTGCAGCGGCCGTCACCCTTTCGGCCCACAAATTTCACGGGCCTCCGGGAATCGGCGGCTTGTGGCTGGACGCGGGCGTCCGCGTCGATGCATTGATGCAGGGCGGCGAACAACAATTGGCCAGCCGACCGGGAACCGAGCCGGTCGCCCTGGTGGCCGGGATGGCCAAAGCACTGGAAAACAGTTTGGCATCGCTGGACAAGATGTCCGGCAACGTAGCGGCGATCCGCGACCGTTTGGAATCGGAAATTTGCCGTCGTACCGGTGCGACGGTCATCGGCGGCGATTCCCCCCGGCTGCCCACCACGACGTGCATCGCCTTTCCGGGCGTTGATCGCCAATCACTGTTGATGGCGCTGGACATGATGGGGGTCGCGTGCAGTTCGGGGTCCGCGTGCAGCAGCGGCAGCAGCCAACCCAGTTACGTGCTGATGGCCATGGGATTGGACCGATCGCTGGTGGATTCCGCGTTGCGTTTCGGGGTGTCCAGGTTTTCCACAGAAAAAGATGC is from Crateriforma conspicua and encodes:
- a CDS encoding cysteine desulfurase family protein, with the protein product MIYLDNNATTVTDPDAAKVVHDVLMQGPANASSQHSAGQRARGVLDDAIEHVGRLLGSDLTRPGGPRLVVTSGGTESNNTALRGIGDADRPLVVSCIEHPSVLSAAQKMQKAGRIVRYLPVDSDGVVRTDRLADLIGEGEDLAGLVSVMSANNETGVQQPIDEVAKICRWKNVPLHVDATQSIGKVPFTVHSSGAAAVTLSAHKFHGPPGIGGLWLDAGVRVDALMQGGEQQLASRPGTEPVALVAGMAKALENSLASLDKMSGNVAAIRDRLESEICRRTGATVIGGDSPRLPTTTCIAFPGVDRQSLLMALDMMGVACSSGSACSSGSSQPSYVLMAMGLDRSLVDSALRFGVSRFSTEKDAVLAAELISSAYQRLRSI